From Rhododendron vialii isolate Sample 1 chromosome 10a, ASM3025357v1, the proteins below share one genomic window:
- the LOC131303701 gene encoding serine/threonine-protein kinase SRK2I-like gives MDRPAMTVGPPCMEMPIMHDSDRYDFVRDIGSGNFGVARLMRDKLTKELVAVKYIERGDKIDENVQREIINHRSLRHPNIVRFKEVILTQTHLAIVMEYAAGGELFNRICSAGQFSEDEARFFFQQLISGVSYCHRMEVCHRDLKLENTLLDGSPAPRLKICDFGYSKSSVLHSQPKSTVGTPAYIAPEVLLRQQYDGKIADVWSCGVTLYVMLVGSYPFEDPDEPKDFRKTIHRILHVQYSIPDNIQVAPACRHLISRIFVADPKQRITIPEIFKHEWFLKNLPADLMDEKTMSNQYVEPDQPMQSIDTIMQIISEATIPPVGLYNLDMMDDDMEDLDSDDPDLDIDSSGEIIYAV, from the exons ATGGATCGGCCGGCGATGACGGTGGGCCCGCCCTGTATGGAGATGCCGATCATGCACGACAGCGATCGGTACGATTTCGTGCGAGACATCGGCTCTGGAAACTTCGGCGTGGCTAGGCTCATGAGGGACAAACTGACCAAAGAGCTCGTCGCCGTCAAGTACATCGAGCGAGGCGATAAG ATAGATGAAAATGTCCAAAGGGAAATCATAAATCATAGGTCTTTGAGGCATCCAAACATTGTTCGGTTTAAAGAG GTCATACTGACACAAACCCATCTGGCTATTGTAATGGAGTATGCAGCCGGTGGAGAACTTTTTAATCGAATATGCAGTGCTGGGCAATTCAGTGAGGATGAG GCTCGCTTCTTCTTTCAACAGTTAATATCTGGAGTCAGCTATTGTCACAGAATG GAAGTATGTCACCGGGATTTGAAGTTGGAAAACACTTTGTTGGATGGAAGCCCTGCTCCTCGATTGAAGATATGCGACTTTGGATACTCTAAG TCTTCTGTGTTGCATTCGCAGCCAAAATCAACTGTGGGGACGCCTGCATACATTGCACCAGAAGTGTTGCTTAGGCAGCAATACGACGGCAAG ATTGCTGATGTGTGGTCCTGTGGTGTGACTCTCTATGTGATGCTGGTTGGTTCGTATCCTTTTGAGGACCCTGATGAACCGAAGGACTTCCGGAAGACAATACAT AGAATTCTTCACGTTCAATACTCTATTCCAGATAATATTCAAGTTGCACCTGCATGTCGGCATCTGATCTCGAGGATCTTTGTTGCAGACCCTAAACAG AGGATTACAATACCTGAGATATTTAAGCACGAGTGGTTTCTAAAGAACCTCCCGGCAGACCTCATGGACGAAAAGACAATGAGCAACCAGTACGTAGAGCCTGATCAACCCATGCAGAGTATAGATACGATCATGCAAATAATTTCTGAGGCCACCATACCGCCGGTTGGTCTGTATAACTTGGACATGATGGACGATGACATGGAAGATTTGGACTCAGATGATCCTGATCTTGATATCGACAGCAGTGGAGAGATTATCTATGCAGTCTGA
- the LOC131303705 gene encoding uncharacterized protein LOC131303705, protein MSQEARRVGFNGLFYYDRRLERLKEEKHHEFVCQLQGTTFLSSKETSDELHTGEYIFNYVDKCIEEVGPKNVVQVVTDNASNNMAAAELLKVKRLIIFWSSCATHTINLMLEGIGKLPKFKGGIEKAKAFTIFIYAHQTTLALMRKATKKRDSVRPGMTRFATSFLTLQSLAEKKEALKVMVTSNEWGKSKWGPSSTKGKTPYATVLSTSFWNGVSLCLKVFAPLVKVLRLVNGTVPQWALYMENYKRRNKRS, encoded by the coding sequence ATGTCTCAAGAAGCAAGAAGAGTGGGCTTCAACGGGTTGTTCTATTATGACCGACGCTTGGAGCGattgaaagaggagaagcatCATGAATTTGTGTGTCAATTGCAAGGGActacttttctttcttctaaGGAAACTTCGGATGAGTTGCACACGGGGGAATACATCTTCAACTATGTTGACAAATGTATTGAAGAGGTTGGTCCAAAAAATGTAGTTCAAGTGGTGACGgacaatgcatcaaataacatGGCCGCGGCGGAGTTGTTGAAGGTCAAAAGGCTTATCATCTTTTGGAGCTCATGTGCCACCCACACCATAAACCTTATGCTTGAAGGAATTGGTAAGCTACCAAAATTCAAAGGAGGTATAGAGAAGGCAAAGGCCTTTACTATATTTATTTATGCTCACCAAACGACTTTGGCATTGATGAGAAAAGCTACCAAAAAGAGAGATAGTGTGAGGCCGGGTATGACTAGATTTGCAACATCTTTCTTGACTTTGCAAAGTTTGGCGGAGAAGAAAGAAGCCTTGAAGGTAATGGTTACTAGCAATGAATGGGGAAAGAGTAAATGGGGTCCGAGTAGCACAAAAGGGAAAACACCATATGCTACCGTGCTTAGTACATCATTTTGGAATGGTGTAAGTCTATGCTTGAAAGTGTTTGCTCCGCTAGTGAAAGTGCTTCGACTTGTTAATGGGACCGTCCCTCAATGGGCTTTGTATATGGAGAACTACAAAAGGCGAAACAAGAGATCATAG